One segment of Thermosipho atlanticus DSM 15807 DNA contains the following:
- the rsxE gene encoding electron transport complex subunit RsxE, protein MPNRSWKEFSKGFIAENPTFVQALGMCPTLATTTSAKNGLGMGLATMVVLVMSNMVISLLRKAVPEKIRIPIFITVIASFVTIVDLVMHAFAYDLWKTLGLFIPLIVVNCLIMGRAEAFASKNNLWYSTLDGLGMGLGFTASLTLLGAIRELLGSGTLFDITIWGKAFNVFIMILPPGAYLTLGLLAALFTFIGMKKKERRSSR, encoded by the coding sequence ATGCCCAATAGATCCTGGAAAGAATTTTCTAAGGGGTTTATAGCTGAAAATCCGACTTTTGTTCAAGCGTTGGGAATGTGTCCAACACTTGCGACTACGACTAGTGCTAAGAATGGTTTAGGAATGGGACTTGCAACGATGGTAGTTCTTGTTATGTCAAATATGGTCATTTCTCTTTTGAGAAAAGCTGTACCTGAAAAAATAAGAATTCCAATTTTCATCACTGTTATTGCTTCTTTTGTTACAATAGTAGATCTTGTAATGCATGCTTTTGCATATGATTTATGGAAAACATTGGGATTGTTTATACCATTAATTGTTGTCAATTGTCTTATTATGGGACGTGCTGAGGCGTTTGCATCCAAGAATAATTTATGGTATTCGACTTTGGATGGTCTAGGAATGGGATTAGGTTTTACAGCGAGTTTGACGTTATTAGGGGCGATAAGGGAATTATTAGGGAGTGGCACTTTATTTGATATTACTATTTGGGGAAAAGCATTTAATGTATTTATAATGATTCTTCCACCTGGAGCATATTTAACTTTGGGACTTTTAGCTGCTCTTTTTACTTTTATAGGTATGAAGAAAAAAGAAAGGAGGAGCAGTAGATGA
- the rsxA gene encoding electron transport complex subunit RsxA — MKIFLILLSAMLVNNYVFNRFLGICPFLGVSKKTDTAVGMGLAVTFVLVMSSTISWLIDQLLISLGLEFLRTIAFILVIASFVQFVEMFLKKNNPNLYESLGIFLPLITTNCIILGVAIINSMTTYTLLESIFNALGAGLGFLLALVIFSAIREKMELYDLPKPFEGLPIALITASLLSLAFMGFQGMIKL, encoded by the coding sequence ATGAAGATATTTTTAATTTTACTTTCTGCAATGCTTGTTAATAACTATGTTTTTAATAGATTTCTTGGAATATGTCCATTTTTGGGTGTTTCCAAGAAAACAGATACAGCGGTTGGAATGGGTTTGGCAGTTACTTTTGTACTTGTTATGTCCTCCACAATTTCATGGTTAATAGATCAGTTGTTAATTTCTTTAGGGCTTGAGTTTTTAAGAACAATTGCTTTTATTCTTGTAATAGCTTCTTTTGTCCAATTTGTTGAAATGTTTCTGAAGAAAAATAATCCAAATCTTTATGAATCACTTGGGATTTTTTTACCGTTAATCACAACAAACTGTATTATTTTGGGTGTAGCGATAATTAACAGTATGACTACTTACACTCTTTTAGAATCCATCTTCAATGCTTTAGGAGCAGGTTTAGGATTCTTACTCGCTCTTGTTATATTTAGTGCTATACGCGAAAAAATGGAATTATACGATCTTCCAAAACCATTCGAAGGTTTACCAATAGCACTTATAACAGCATCTCTATTATCATTAGCATTTATGGGATTTCAAGGAATGATTAAGTTATAA
- a CDS encoding ArsB/NhaD family transporter: MTVDAIIALIVFVVVYYLIISEKVHRSIAVVLGAFTLTFFGIFEDPDYLFKNYVDFDTIFLLIGMMLLVSTIKDVGFFEFVAFKIIKLSKNSLVRIFLMMNIFVAFLSAFVDNVTTIMIFIPITLAIADAAEISPIPLVFSEVLSSNIGGTATLIGDPPNILIGNAAGLNFNDFILNTAFPSFLSLFLILAFLFFTHKKTFTRKLDFNLESVSISKINLIKSLVLLITVLILFVFQEQLGINNSVIAFGMGFVSVLVMNPKNIEKQFTEIEWGTIFFFIGLFIITGALEDTGILKQIAIFFSEKFGESPKLFGMLLIVMSFIISGFFDNIPFTATMIPIIKMLPGINVAFSNLTPFWWALSLGVCYGGNLTPIGASANIVALTMLLKYSNTKVSFKDFMKFSLVPSLISLAVAILYIEYRYL, encoded by the coding sequence TTGACAGTTGATGCGATTATTGCATTGATAGTTTTTGTAGTAGTTTATTATTTAATCATTTCTGAAAAAGTTCACAGATCGATTGCTGTGGTTTTGGGAGCTTTTACTTTAACATTTTTTGGTATTTTTGAAGATCCTGATTATTTATTTAAAAACTATGTAGATTTTGATACTATTTTTCTTTTGATTGGTATGATGCTTTTAGTGTCAACTATTAAAGATGTTGGTTTTTTTGAGTTTGTTGCTTTCAAAATAATTAAATTGTCAAAAAACTCGTTAGTTAGAATTTTTTTAATGATGAATATTTTTGTGGCTTTTTTATCTGCTTTTGTTGACAATGTAACTACAATTATGATTTTTATTCCAATTACGCTTGCAATAGCTGACGCAGCTGAAATTTCACCTATTCCTTTGGTTTTTTCAGAAGTTTTAAGTTCAAACATTGGTGGAACTGCTACACTTATCGGTGATCCTCCTAATATTTTGATTGGTAACGCTGCCGGTTTGAATTTTAATGATTTTATATTAAATACTGCATTTCCTTCTTTTCTTTCATTGTTTCTGATTTTAGCGTTTTTATTTTTTACTCATAAAAAAACTTTTACGAGAAAACTTGACTTTAATTTGGAATCCGTTTCAATTTCGAAAATTAACCTTATAAAATCTTTAGTTTTATTGATTACAGTATTAATACTTTTTGTGTTTCAAGAGCAACTTGGCATTAACAATTCAGTGATTGCATTTGGTATGGGTTTTGTTTCCGTACTTGTGATGAATCCAAAAAATATAGAGAAACAATTTACTGAAATTGAATGGGGGACAATATTCTTTTTTATAGGACTTTTCATTATTACTGGTGCATTAGAAGATACAGGAATTTTAAAACAAATTGCAATATTTTTCAGTGAAAAGTTTGGAGAATCACCAAAATTGTTTGGTATGCTGTTGATAGTTATGTCGTTTATAATTAGTGGATTTTTTGATAACATTCCATTTACTGCGACAATGATTCCTATAATAAAAATGCTTCCTGGTATTAACGTTGCTTTTAGTAATTTAACACCTTTTTGGTGGGCGTTATCTTTAGGTGTTTGTTACGGAGGTAATTTGACCCCTATAGGTGCATCAGCAAATATAGTTGCTTTAACTATGCTGTTGAAATATTCCAATACGAAGGTATCTTTTAAAGATTTTATGAAATTTTCACTAGTTCCTTCGCTTATTTCACTTGCTGTAGCTATCCTATATATTGAATATAGGTATTTATAA